The Opitutaceae bacterium genome includes a window with the following:
- a CDS encoding multidrug efflux SMR transporter — translation MGSAWICLIAAGLFEIGWPLGLKFSQTSGQRFLWLAVAAISMGISGYLLWLAQRQIPIGTAYAVWTGIGAIGTFVVGVWLFRDPMTWARVASVLLIALGIVGLKLAH, via the coding sequence ATGGGTTCTGCATGGATCTGCCTCATTGCCGCGGGTTTGTTCGAGATTGGATGGCCACTTGGGCTGAAGTTCTCCCAGACGAGCGGCCAGCGTTTCCTTTGGCTCGCCGTAGCCGCCATTTCCATGGGGATCAGCGGGTATCTGCTCTGGCTGGCGCAGAGGCAGATTCCGATCGGAACCGCCTACGCAGTCTGGACCGGTATTGGGGCCATCGGGACGTTTGTCGTGGGCGTCTGGCTCTTTCGCGACCCGATGACTTGGGCCCGTGTGGCATCCGTTCTCCTGATTGCCCTGGGTATTGTTGGCTTGAAGCTCGCCCACTGA
- a CDS encoding methyl-accepting chemotaxis protein yields the protein MNFSVGQKVSALALFAGALVMGGAIATRVQYLATLKAGAEIARVNAALHLHLESDMMHDAIRSDTLSHRLHLLDSSYGNAEEILKDLEAHIAWYQANIAKIREISLPPGVTGHLASVVAPANAYFEAARKAAHADASNIAAATAAFDASFEELEKANAKVSEVIESETDQIRAEAERADRHFLGTLWIGGGLALLSLAILSLLVSRSIPRPFRRIIENLENAIADNRSIAEQVARNSTDTADASSAQAASLEETSSTLEEISAMARKNSESAQRAKELSTQTRSTADRGTAGVEDMNRAMAAITASSDDIAKILKTIDEIAFQTNLLALNAAVEAARAGEAGAGFAVVAEEVRALAQRSAAAARETATKINDSVQKSRHGAEVCSQVGSNLHEIAVKARELDDIIAEITSASGDQTQGIHSLNTTVHDMDANVQANAARAEEAASLAHELTGQGERIIGIVTSLGKAVGRIKRAQAKASSSRASQPQEQEQPEPASQEAAA from the coding sequence ATGAACTTCTCGGTTGGTCAAAAGGTTTCCGCCCTGGCGCTTTTCGCCGGTGCGTTGGTTATGGGCGGAGCCATCGCGACTCGCGTCCAATACTTGGCAACACTCAAGGCGGGCGCAGAGATCGCGCGGGTAAATGCCGCGCTCCATCTTCATCTCGAATCCGACATGATGCATGACGCCATCCGGTCGGACACCCTTTCCCATCGACTTCACCTCCTCGATTCCAGCTACGGGAACGCCGAAGAGATTCTCAAGGACTTGGAAGCTCATATCGCCTGGTACCAGGCGAACATCGCGAAGATCCGGGAGATTTCCCTTCCGCCCGGCGTCACCGGACACCTTGCAAGCGTCGTGGCGCCGGCGAATGCCTATTTCGAGGCGGCTCGAAAAGCTGCTCATGCCGATGCGTCCAATATCGCGGCAGCCACAGCCGCCTTCGATGCGAGCTTTGAGGAGCTCGAAAAAGCGAACGCGAAGGTGAGCGAAGTGATTGAGAGCGAGACCGACCAGATTCGGGCCGAGGCTGAACGCGCGGACAGGCATTTTCTTGGGACGCTTTGGATTGGTGGTGGGCTCGCGTTGTTGAGCCTTGCGATTCTCTCACTGCTCGTGAGCCGCAGCATTCCCCGCCCCTTCCGGAGGATCATTGAGAATCTGGAAAACGCCATCGCTGACAACCGTTCAATCGCCGAGCAAGTGGCCCGGAACAGCACTGACACTGCCGACGCCTCCTCCGCCCAGGCGGCTTCCCTCGAGGAAACAAGCTCCACGCTCGAGGAGATCTCCGCGATGGCACGAAAGAACTCGGAGTCCGCGCAGCGCGCGAAAGAGCTTTCCACTCAGACCAGGTCCACCGCCGACCGTGGCACCGCCGGCGTGGAAGATATGAACCGCGCGATGGCGGCAATCACCGCCTCGAGCGACGACATCGCAAAGATCCTCAAGACGATCGACGAGATCGCCTTCCAGACCAACCTGCTGGCGCTCAATGCAGCCGTCGAGGCCGCGCGGGCGGGAGAGGCCGGGGCGGGCTTTGCCGTGGTGGCGGAGGAAGTCAGGGCGCTCGCCCAGCGAAGCGCGGCTGCCGCGCGTGAAACCGCAACCAAGATCAACGACTCCGTGCAGAAGAGCCGCCACGGTGCCGAAGTCTGCTCCCAGGTGGGATCAAACCTTCACGAGATTGCGGTCAAGGCCCGCGAGCTCGACGACATCATTGCCGAGATCACCAGCGCCTCCGGCGACCAGACACAGGGTATCCATTCTTTGAATACAACAGTCCACGATATGGACGCAAATGTCCAGGCCAACGCCGCCCGAGCCGAGGAGGCCGCCAGCCTGGCGCACGAACTCACCGGCCAGGGCGAACGCATTATCGGTATCGTGACGTCGCTCGGGAAAGCCGTGGGACGCATCAAGCGTGCACAAGCAAAGGCTTCCTCCTCCCGAGCCTCCCAGCCGCAGGAACAGGAACAACCTGAACCTGCGAGCCAGGAAGCCGCAGCCTAG
- the trxB gene encoding thioredoxin-disulfide reductase, producing MSIENVVIVGTGCAGLTAAIYTGRANLNPLVLEGTQPGGQLTTTSEVENFPGFPEGVDGFMLMDNLRKQALKFNARFEQALVTDVDFSSQPLKLVTAERTLLTKAVIIATGASPRLTGIPGEKELYGGKGVTTCATCDGAFYRKMDVAVIGGGDSACEEALFLTRFASKVYLVHRRDSLRASKIMADRATSHPKIQMVWDSVPTEVTGVAENAVNGLRVKNLKTLEEKVIPVKGIFVAIGHVPNTGPFAKAVPIDESGYFKPETGSQVRTSIPGVYVAGDCADHVYRQAITAAGMGCQAAIEVERWLAEHEG from the coding sequence ATGAGTATCGAGAATGTCGTGATCGTAGGTACGGGATGCGCAGGGCTGACCGCAGCCATCTACACCGGCCGTGCCAACCTGAACCCCCTTGTGCTCGAAGGCACGCAGCCTGGCGGGCAACTGACGACGACATCAGAAGTCGAGAACTTCCCGGGATTTCCGGAAGGGGTCGACGGCTTCATGCTCATGGACAACTTGCGCAAGCAAGCGTTGAAATTCAACGCGCGGTTCGAACAGGCGCTTGTGACCGACGTCGATTTCTCGTCCCAGCCTCTCAAGTTGGTGACGGCGGAACGCACCCTCCTCACCAAGGCCGTGATCATCGCCACGGGGGCTTCCCCGCGCCTGACCGGAATTCCCGGCGAGAAGGAGCTCTACGGCGGCAAAGGCGTCACCACCTGCGCCACCTGCGACGGCGCCTTCTACCGCAAGATGGACGTGGCAGTTATTGGCGGGGGCGACAGCGCCTGTGAGGAAGCCCTCTTTCTCACCCGGTTTGCGAGCAAGGTGTACCTCGTCCACCGTCGCGACAGCCTTCGCGCCTCGAAAATCATGGCCGATCGAGCCACGTCGCACCCGAAGATCCAAATGGTTTGGGACAGCGTCCCCACCGAGGTCACCGGTGTCGCGGAAAACGCCGTAAACGGCCTTAGGGTAAAGAACCTCAAGACCCTAGAGGAGAAGGTGATACCGGTGAAGGGCATCTTCGTTGCGATCGGACACGTGCCTAACACAGGCCCATTCGCCAAGGCCGTTCCCATTGACGAGAGCGGGTACTTCAAGCCGGAGACTGGCTCGCAGGTTCGGACGTCGATTCCGGGAGTCTATGTCGCCGGGGATTGCGCAGACCACGTGTACCGGCAGGCGATCACAGCAGCCGGCATGGGCTGCCAAGCTGCGATTGAAGTTGAACGGTGGTTGGCCGAGCACGAAGGCTGA